From Anopheles coluzzii chromosome 3, AcolN3, whole genome shotgun sequence, the proteins below share one genomic window:
- the LOC120957485 gene encoding calcium load-activated calcium channel yields MWADTLLIVFISIFTALLGEGLTWVMVYRTEKYQKLKGEVEKQSKKLEKRKETLGESLDKNHKKKIERDEEKLKNNNRDLSLVKMKSMFAIGFAFTALLSMFNSIFDGRIVARLPFVPISWIQGLSHRNLPGDDYTECSFIFLYILCTMSIRQNIQKMLGFAPSRAASKQAGGLFGPTPGQFK; encoded by the exons ATGTGGGCCGATACGCTGCTAATTGTTTTCATATCCATTTTCACCGCACTGCTGGGAGAAG GATTAACCTGGGTGATGGTTTATCGCACGGAAAAGTACCAAAAGCTGAAGGGAGAAGTCGAAAAGCAGAGCAAAAAAT TggaaaaacggaaagaaacgCTCGGCGAATCGTTAGACAAGAACcacaaaaagaaaatcgaACGCGATGAGGAAAAgctgaaaaacaacaaccgcgATCTGTCGCTGGTCAAGATGAAGTCAATGTTTGCCATCGGTTTCGCGTTCACCGCACTGCTCAGCATGTTCAACAGCAT TTTCGATGGGCGAATTGTGGCCCGCCTACCGTTCGTGCCAATCTCGTGGATCCAGGGGCTGAGCCATCGAAACCTGCCCGGCGACGACTACACCGAGTGTTCCTTCATCTTTCTCTACATCCTCTGCACGATGTCCATCCGGCAGAACATCCAGAAGATGCTGGGCTTTGCACCGTCGCGTGCCGCCAGTAAGCAGGCTGGAGGATTGTTCGGACCAACGCCGGGACAGTTTAAGTAA
- the LOC120957482 gene encoding FAD-dependent oxidoreductase domain-containing protein 1, giving the protein MFQALQRRSSKLSVLRQARNQQPRITYSSRRQYASSGEGSKGGSGKPSGDFSDQVEANKDNPISRTLKLIGNDVQRMKKFILPSSYTNPGAKGDTPDSANSIENYLERYRRDGFQSHCDVLVIGGGGVGSSIAYWLKKRARQGLNVVVLEKDATYAQASTCLSVGGLRQQFSIVENIQMSLYGADFMRNSRDYLGDDVDLNFTPHGYLLLASEAGAEQLEQNSKLQCALGAKNELLTAKRLKERFPWMNTEGIALGCHGLEKEGWFDPWALLSGFRKRAIEYGAHYVEGEMVGFGFRQQPDILAEGIEEGSYEGIDRAFVKMKDGEMREIKFAIAIIAAGAQSGAIAKMARIGTGKGMLSIPLPVEPRKRYVYVFQCENDQGPGINTPLTIDPSGTYFRRDGLGGNYLGGKSPLPEEEPPVDNLDVDHTFFDKTVWPNLAQMVPAFEAIKVKNAWAGYYEFNTFDENGIVGPHPYYNNLYIATGFSGHGIQQTPAVGRAVSEMIIDGGFRTVDLTRFGFDRIIVDQPMYEANIF; this is encoded by the exons ATGTTTCAGGCACTGCAACGAAGATCCTCCAAGCTGTCCGTACTACGGCAGGCCCGAAATCAACAGCCCCGCATCACATACAGCTCCAGGCGACAGTATGCCTCATCCGGCGAGGGAAGCAAAGGCGGCTCCGGCAAACCCAGCGGAGATTTTTCCGACCAGGTAGAAGCGAACAAGGATAATCCGATCTCGCGCACCCTAAAACTGATCGGCAACGATGTGCAGCGGATGAAAAAGTTCATCCTACCGAGCAGTTACACAAACCCAGGTGCTAAGGGTGATACGCCCGATTCCGCGAATTCGATCGAAAACTACCTCGAACGGTACCGAAGGGACGGGTTCCAATCGCACTGCGACGTACTCGTAatcggtggtggcggtgtcGGATCGTCCATAGCCTACTGGCTGAAGAAACGAGCCCGCCAGGGCCTGAACGTGGTGGTGCTGGAGAAGGATGCAACGTACGCGCAGGCCTCCACCTGTTTGTCGGTGGGCGGACTGCGACAGCAGTTTTCCATCGTCGAAAACATACAGATGAGCCTGTACGGGGCGGACTTTATGCGTAACAGCAGGGACTATCTGGGGGACGACGTCGATCTTAACTTCACCCCGCACGGCTACTTGCTGCTCGCGAGTGAGGCGGGCGCGGAACAGCTGGAGCAAAACTCTAAACTACAGTGTGCGCTCGGGGCGAAGAATGAGCTGCTGACGGCGAAACGGTTAAAGGAACGCTTTCCCTGGATGAACACGGAGGGCATTGCGCTCGGGTGCCACGGGCTGGAGAAGGAAGGATGGTTTGATCCGTGGGCACTGCTGTCCGGGTTCCGGAAGCGTGCCATCGAGTACGGCGCCCACTACGTGGAGGGAGAGATGGTTGGGTTCGGCTTTCGGCAGCAGCCGGACATACTGGCCGAAGGCATCGAGGAAGGCTCGTACGAGGGGATCGATCGGGCGTTCGTAAAGATGAAGGATGGTGAGATGAGGGAGATCAAGTTTGCCATCGCCATCATAGCGGCCGGTGCGCAGTCGGGTGCGATCGCCAAGATGGCACGCATTGGGACGGGGAAGGGCATGCTTTCGATACCGCTACCGGTCGAGCCGCGGAAGCGGTACGTGTACGTGTTCCAGTGTGAGAATGATCAAGGACCGGGAATCAACACGCCTCTCACGATCGATCCGAGCGGGACGTACTTCCGGCGGGACGGGCTGGGTGGGAACTATCTCGGTGGCAAGAGTCCACTGCCGGAGGAGGAACCGCCGGTCGACAATTTGGACGTTGATCATACGTTCTTCGACAAGACGGTGTGGCCCAATTTGGCGCAGATGGTGCCGGCCTTCGAGGCGATTAAGGTGAAAAACGCCTGGGCCGGATACTACGAGTTCAATACGTTCGATGAGAATGGTATTGTGGGGCCGCATCCGTACTACAACAATCTGTATATAGCGACGGGCTTTAGCGGGCATG GCATTCAGCAAACACCGGCCGTCGGAAGGGCGGTGTCGGAGATGATCATTGATGGTGGATTCCGAACAGTCGATCTCACACGGTTCGGGTTCGATAGGATCATCGTCGATCAGCCAATGTACGAGGCAAACATTTTCTAG